The proteins below come from a single Candidatus Poribacteria bacterium genomic window:
- a CDS encoding metalloregulator ArsR/SmtB family transcription factor produces the protein MRAAKHVKQSLMEQYSRIAKAVSHPRRLELLDLLCQGSRTVEELARTIGASVATTSQHLQVLKRARLVESEKRGLYVHYALADRAVCEFWRSLQSLGATRLAEVRQTLHDYFHARDVLEPITSSQLADWISAGQVLVVDVRPMVEYAQGHIPGALSVPLDELESRAEGLPRDVEIVAYCRGPYCVLSPAAVEALTSRGFRARRLLDGLPDWAMAGHPVERYTTPTPHSIGEHA, from the coding sequence ATGCGCGCCGCCAAACACGTCAAGCAGTCGCTCATGGAGCAGTACTCGCGGATTGCCAAGGCAGTGTCGCACCCGCGCCGGCTGGAGCTGCTCGACCTGCTCTGTCAGGGGTCCCGCACGGTCGAAGAGCTCGCTCGAACCATCGGCGCATCCGTCGCGACGACTTCGCAGCATCTGCAGGTGCTCAAGCGCGCGCGGCTGGTAGAGAGCGAGAAGCGCGGACTCTACGTCCACTACGCCCTCGCCGACCGCGCCGTGTGCGAGTTCTGGAGGTCGCTGCAATCCCTCGGAGCAACGCGCCTGGCGGAAGTGCGCCAGACGCTTCACGACTACTTCCACGCGCGGGACGTGCTGGAGCCGATCACGAGCTCTCAGCTCGCCGACTGGATCAGCGCTGGGCAGGTTCTCGTCGTCGACGTGCGTCCAATGGTGGAGTACGCCCAAGGACACATCCCCGGCGCGCTGTCGGTTCCGCTGGACGAGCTCGAATCCCGCGCCGAAGGACTGCCCCGAGACGTGGAGATCGTCGCCTACTGCCGAGGACCCTACTGCGTCCTGTCTCCTGCGGCGGTCGAGGCGCTCACGTCGCGCGGATTCCGGGCGCGCCGCCTGCTCGACGGGCTGCCTGACTGGGCGATGGCGGGGCATCCGGTGGAACGCTATACGACACCCACGCCCCACTCGATCGGAGAACACGCATGA